ttgtaaggaaatatataatatgagatttataattacataaattacttcccttgaaaataattgtctctaacaaatctctatttttagtagcaaataattaaaagccactacagtgactgtagattcaccactcaaaatgtgcagctccatgagatacacatgcatgccaagtatcaagttgctatgttcaatattgaataattatctccctttaaagcttattacttcccttggaattgtatttttgaccttgaagaatgaccgtgaccttttacctagatgtgtttgtcagaaacacaatgccgcctactgcgccgctttgatttatttaacaaaaatatataatttggcaggtcagataattatgtctatttaaagcttattacttcccttgaatttgtttttttgaccctgtgacctagtttttgacccggcatgacccatattcgaacttgacctagatattgtctagatacaattcTGACTAAGTTTCCTAAAGATCGGacgaaaactatttgaattagagagcggacatgaaaagtgtgacagactgacagatggacagtgcgaaaactatatacccccttttcttcgaaagggggcataaaaaactttcTCCATAGAAAAACCACTATTTTATGCTgcacctatagataacacagttTTTGAAAACTGTCAGATGTTGAATTTACCAATACACTTTAAGGTAAATCACAAGCATGCTTGTTAACAGAAAATGTTTCACCCTGTTTTCAGAAAATGGTTTGTCCCAGTGTTATCAGTGAAACTTTAAGCCAACTTTATGTACATGGTCTTTGTGTAACTTGACTCTGGACTTTGTACTGTGTATTGAAATACGGTTGTGAGattaaacattttgaaacattcagCTATTGCAAGATTTAGGTTTAAAAGTTGGTTTAACATACTTACTGAAAACTGAGTGTCTCTTCATAAATATCCATTTAATTCACAAGGACAGGGTCATAATAATAGTGAATAAATAGCTTGTAAATAACAGAAAAATTCAGATTCTCTATTTCAAAATGGCAACTTCTATAGGTTCAGTTCATAACAGTTCAGATTTAGTGAAGGACTATGTTTGTGGTGCTTGTGAAAGTAAAAATTTTCAAGAAATCGCTGATCATTTTTGTGCAACGTGTATGAAGTTTTTTTGCGGAAAATGCATTCATCAACATGATCAGTTATATGCAAATCATTCCAAATATGGAAGAgaagaaacaaataaatggccTCTCACAAAGCAAATAGAGGATTTGCTTCTTAAATGTGATGTCCACAAGAACaagaaactgaaaatgttttgccaggaccacagtcagctgtgttgCACTGATTGTGCTTTTCTGAACCACAGGTAAGTTGCACACAGTAATTGAATAAACAGGGAAAACCCCACCAATCTGAAATGGTACAAACAAAGCAGATCCGTTTTGAATCCTTTTAAAATCACAACCATATCAATCGGTATAATTTGATAATTTGAATGAATCTTCCCATGAATTAAATGTGTCAGCCTTGATTGTACCTTGCATAAGTGGGAATTTCCAAAGTCTTGCCCAATCTGGGTtaagtctattgtttgtaagttATTCCGGTAGTAGAAAGTTGGCTGCATTCATATGAACAAATCAAATATTTGTATGTTCATTCTTCAGCTGCACTACACAGTTCTTACAGTTGTTTTATGAATTCTAACAGTTAttctaaattatattaaatatttaatgattgTAATGTTTAAGACATCGCTGAAAGATGCCAATCAATAATTTTAAGTGTTTATGTTACAAAATGGggcatacatgtacattgattgTTATGCAAAATCTTCAATCAAAAAGGTTTCTTATTGTTAGGCGGctatcatttttgttaaaatcttGTTTTATAAACTTTTTACTTTGTAGTACACTTATGTTTTCGATTTCCCTTTACATGAACAAGAACAGAGAGTTTTAAATTTAGACTCAAAATATTTGTCAAGGCACGGCTTGTTTTatatattacaaatttaatacctttaaatatttaagttcaGTTAGGTattgcatacattttaacaataatagCAGTAATTATGATACCTGTTGCTTTTTCAGACAGTGCACTGACGTGGCTCTAATTTCTGATACAGTCAAAAACATGTCAGTGGACATGCAACAGTTGTCAAACAATCTTCAAACTATTCTTGATGAACTTAGTAAGTTTAAAAGTGCACGAGAGTCCAGCATTCAGTCTGTGGAGGTATCGTGGAgtgaaaaactgcaagaaatccGATACCTGCGAAAGAAATTAAATGCTGCTCTGGATGAATTAGAAAAAACAACCTTGAAAGAACTGGATGAAATTCGGACCACATTGCAAACCTCTCTCAAGAAAGATGTTGACGACTGCACCAGATTGAATTATGAACTGAAACAACTCAGTGAAGCTATTGATGCCCTGTGTGATAAGAGCAAAAAAGAAATTGAGTTCATAGCTAGCAGAAAATGTCTGGACAAAATACAGGAGTCTGAGGCATATCTGAAGGAAAACCCTTTAAAGTTGCAGAGGTCACTGATATTCCAGGCAAACATCGACATCGAGCAGTACCTGTCTCAACAGGCAAGTCTAGGGAGGTTGGAATACAGTATGCAGTCTCTGAAGATGAACCCAAACCAGGTGATGACTGTGTTGAGGAAATTGGAGTATAGTGTTAGAATGTCAAGTGACACGAATCAGAATATTTATGGCATTTGCTGCCTGCCTAGTGGCCAGGTCATTGTCACAGATTACTATAATCTAAAACTGAAGCTGTTGGACCAGCATTACACTGTGTCCAGTCACTGTGATGTGTCTGGTTATCCGGATGATATTTGCCAAATCACATCCAGTGAGGTGGCTGTAACTGTTAATAAAAATGTACAGTTAATATCTGTGATTAATGGGCAGCTGGTGAGTGGGAGGAAGTTGCAGTTACCGCATGCAGCCCGTGGTATTGCCCACCACCAAGGAGCATTGTATGTCACCTCTGGCACTGCCCTGTACCAATACACTCTGACGGGATCACTTGTGAAAAAGATTTATGAGGATGCAAGTGGCTCAAATACaggtaaatgtatttttataacaagagggcctgaaaggcccaaagttgctcacctgagataacaagatattattgggaaaaatcttctgaccaagtttcacgaagatcggaaaataaatgtcacctctagagtgttaacaaggttttactatagccatataaggaaaaatgcaccgccctctgtcagccatgtttttcaaccaaccggcatcatttttgaactcttccaagatattattgtgatgaatcttctgaccaagtttcatgaagatctgacagtaaatgtggcctctagagtgttaacaagattttacaatagccatgtaaggaaaaatgccccgccccttggaagccatttttttcaagcaaacataattattttcgaactcatccaaactatcattgaaaccaatcttctgacctaatgtcatgaagattggacaataaatgtggactctaatgtgttaacaaggttatataaggaaaaatgccctgcccctggtggccatgtttttaaagcaaccaaaaccattttcgaactcatccaagatatcatttggacaaatcttctgaccaattttcatgattatcggaaaataaatgtgacctctagagtgttaacaaggttttactatagccatattaggaaaatagctccgcccccgtggtggccatgtttttcaaccaaccggcatcattttcgaactcgtccaagatattattgggatgaatcttctgaccaagtttcatgaagattggacattgaatgtggcctctagagtgttaacaagattttactaaagccatatacagccatataaggaaaaatgccccgccccttggaagccatgtttttcaagcaatagttaccattttttaactcatccaagatatcagtgggacaaatcttctgaccaagtttcatgaagatcggaaaataaatgtggcctctagtgttaacaaggttttactatagccatataaggaaaaattcccggccccctggcgaccatgtttttcaaccaactggcatcagttcaaactcatccaagatattattgggatgaatcttctgaccaagttttatgaagatcagacaataactgtagccctagagtgttaacaagattttaatatagccatatatagccatataaggaaaaatgccccgccccttggcagccatgtttttcaagcaaacgtaaccattttcgaactcatccaagatatcatttgaaatCATTTTctagaacaaaaataaaaaagaaaaacaaaggtGTTAATGCATATATTATAATCATGCTCTACTTATTTCAAATATACCTACAGCTAATGTGATTGCAATACTAATGGATTTTTTGTATGAAATACACAGGACCAGATAAGACTTCCTTATCTCACAGTGCGAAGTGCCTTTTGTTATCAAACAGatagaaactagagctttgtcatagacgtgacgaatacccccacatgccgcattgacacagaatactttgcatgttgtcttcacaaaaaacaggggacaccatgctcaatgttgaaAACGCACTAAgggaccccatgacctagtttttgacctggcatggcccatgatGGAACTTGACcaacacatcatctagatacaacttctgaccaagtgtggagaagataggatgaaaacttctcaaattagagagcagacaccatgctcaatgtttaaaacgaactaagtgaccccgagaactagtttttgacctgccatgacccatgtacaaacttgacctagacatcatctagatacaagttctgaccaagtttggtgaagatcggataaaaacaaattgaattaGAAAGTGGACACCAtgatgaatgtgtaaaacgcactaagttaccccatgacctagtatttggcccggcatgacccaaattcgaacttgacctagacatcataaagatacaacatctgaccaagtttggcgaagatcggattaaaacaacttgcattagagagcggacacttaatacgacctacagacaagctcactcctatatacccccttaaacttcctttgtgggggtataataactgACTTATATATGATGTCATAAATTTACAGTACCACATCATAGTAATATTACAACGTCATAAAAGCATGTAAATATTGGCAAATTTCCAGTATAGATTGTTGTTAATGTACAGAATTTATTCATTACTTGTTGCATTTGTGGcttgttatgttgtttttcatCATTAGAAGGTATATATAATAATTGGAATTTTCCATGGCTGTAGTGTCCCATGGTTTGTATCTTACTTGGTGATTGTGTTTCATTGTTATCCCATCACCCTGTTGGCTTTTGAAACACGTCACTTTATCAACGTGTTTTATATAACTTATCTTTACTCCTCATTCATGTTATATTCCATAGTTATGCATATGTTCCATGTTTTGCAGTGTTTAGATGTGCAGTAAGTCCAGGTGGGGACAAGATCTATGTCACCAACTACTACCAGCACAAGCTCATCACTCTGGCTACAGATGGCACCTTGATATCTACCTTTATGGACCCTGAACTACAACACCCATGGGGTGTTCATGTAacacctgcaggacaagtgctTGTTTGCGGATACCATTCAAATACTGTCATACAGGTGGATCTAGAGGGCAGGAGGAAACTTGCAACTCTGGTCTCACAGAAAGATGGAGAACTCAAGCCAGAGTCTGTCTGCTACAACACCAAGACTGACCAGATAATTCTGGGactttataataacaataaaatcaatgtAATGGAATTGCAATAGCTCTTCCAGTGGACAAAAACCATTCAtataaaatagattttaaatgtatttgcataTTTTCTTCGAAGGGAAAATTTATCCAGAACTTCATAAATAggttagaaaaaaaacacaacttatttATACAGTTCAtcttttgatgtaaataaatgtactaaatttaattttatttgaaaaatgtgtTGTACAAAAACTCATAACATTGTACCATAAGAAACAAGCATGTCAGGGCAAACAACGTTGCCCCTGGCAAGTCAAAACTTGGTTGTAGGACTGGGCAAATCGCTTTTTTGAAAAGCTTGAAACATCTTTCCCGCAGTTTAAAAGTTTATTCTTCAGATGAATGAAGATTTAGGCCCATATAAGGGCATTATGCATGGATTCTATCTTGATTATAGCTTAATTATATCTTGATCGCCTCTGTTAAAGCTCATTTAAAAAATTATtagattattattttgtaatgcatttttcgattataattatttatcactcataatgggcttctccgcttgttttcatgattattGTGTTGCCCATGtacgttttatgtatgtttagttTACTTTCGAGTGTGGGCATGTGTTTATGGGAGTGGGTGTATTTGTGCGCTTGTGTGTGGGTGTGGGTGTATGCGTGTGAGCATGCTTGTGTATTTTTTGCAATTTGCTTTGCCTtcttttatgttaattttattgtgaatttatgttGTCCTCATGTGCCTAACTAATATGGCGTATTGGATAGAAATAAACACCTACAAACAGTAGTACATACTTATGACCTGTACTTAGTTCTGGGCACCTAATTCTTTGCCGGGACAACCAAAGTACCAAAGATAGTTGCCTGTCTGGGCAACCTACCATAAAACGTCAGATTCTCACCATGCTTGTTGCATGAAGTATTAGTTTTTTAGTCTGTCTTCGTTTTATATGTCCGTTATCAGGAAACTAATGTTAAAATTGACATGTTTCTGTTATTTGAGCTTAGGGATGAAGCATGACCAAACAAATGACAGGGGGTGGGGTCTCACTCTGAAAATGGGCAGGACATCCTCTTTTAAGAAAAACTGTTGTATATTGAACTGTTTCCTCTGAAGTACTTATACATGCATTCAAGCATCCATTTAGCATATATTCAATGAGTCATGAACATTATTAGCATTATGTTGATGCTGATACCAAGGAATGAGGCATGTTACTCTTATAATCATAAATAGCCAATAAAAACATGGATGGGTGCTTTTGTATTTACAAGGACATTGACAAATGTAAGGTGTAAAAATGGATGGGATATAAATAAATGGGTGGGATTTAAATAAATGGGTGGGATAAAATTAAATGGGTGGGATAAAATTAATGGGTGGGATATAATTAAATAATGGGGAAGGAGCTATTTAACCCAAACGCCTTttttattatctataattttctTCTATTTATTTCCTGAGGTTCACATACACTACAGATACTTTACATTACAGTTTGCGGGATCTACTGATCAGAATTCTGAAATATCTGGATCCCAATAAAATTTGTCAGGCCattcatgtatatatgtatataagacCTTTCTATTGTTGCATCCATGTATTATATATTGttctatgaaataatattttattaaatttagtaATTTTTTATGagtatgtttaaaattaaaattgaaactcAATTGTCGAATTTTACTGTCCCCTGACATTAAcaaattatagctacaaataacaGTTCTCATGTATTTCTTGCAAATTCCTTGTCCTGATTTAAGATGTGCAGAAATTAAACATAATGTACAACATCAAATCATCCTTGTGGAAAGCAGGAGCTTTGATTGCTGAATAAGAGAATATTGAGATATTTTCTTTTGATTTGAAAATATGAAGTTCATTCTTTCCAAATATGGCAAACTTTTCCCCCTCAATTTCAAACAAATTGGTATGTTGTTTCTACAGCGCAAGGAttttgagataggtcagtattgatctATGACATGTACATTTagtatacaccttcatgtgtaaGCAGTGTCTATTCTAGAAATCCGAAAGTAGAGGGAAATCCCCCCATTTTCAAAAATAGGGGTATTTTCAGAAAcagaggggggggggcattaCCAAATGccattttatacattttagttttaatatttaattgtttgtacaTTATCACATACAATCAAGTAAGTAAACTAACATTGGTAACTGCTTTGCAATAAAACAGCAGTTTCCATAGTATTGCTCTGACTAgactaaaacaagaaatatgtttgtcagaaacacaatgccccctaatgcaccgctttttttacctttgaccttgaaggatgaccttgacctttcaccactcaaaatgtgcagctccatgagatacacatgcatgccaaatatcaagttgctatgttcaatatttcaaaagttattgcaaaagtttacagtaaggtaaaagttttgggacagaatgactgaatgacagacagacagtccaaaaacaagagcaccacataacaggtgccatgctcggctgcgggtgcattttagaagaaatgaaagcttgtcaatttattaattttttttttttttttaagaggtcacagtgaccttgacctttgacctagtgacccaaagctacatatgaagtttcaaagttgtaggtggaagcacttggttttagagccaatgttcaaaaccttgacaaaatgttaaggttttagcacgtcGCGGACGGCGGACAggaccagctggctatgacaatacctcgggttttctccaaacaGCCGGGCTAACAATATGCCCCCGACCATCCGatgactttttttatattttttattttttgacctttgaccttgaaggttgaccttgatctttcaccactcaaaatgtgcagctccacgagaagtaagtaagagattgaatggagcaatttaattttttttttcaccattcaCCACTGAAAAcgtgcagctccacaagatacacatgcatgccaaatatgaaattgctgtgttcaatattaaacaagagggccaagatggccctagttcgctcacctgagaggagtcggttcaattaatctttaccaaatgtcaaacttgacctagatattgtccagacaaacatcctggtcaagtttcatcattatttcatctgcgagtcatgatcaatgttcctatgaagtttcatgatcctaggtgtaagcattcttgagttatcatccggaaaccatttttctaagttgagtcaacgtgaccttgacagccattgtgtgaatacgttttttggcactgtgaccttgacctttgacctagtgacctgataatcaataggggtcattacgagtcatgatcaatatacctatgaagtttcatgaacctaggcataagcgttcttaagtaatcatccagaaaccattttactatttcaggtcaccatgaccttgacctttgacctagtgacctgaaaaccaataggggtcatcttcggacatgatcaatgtacctgtgaagtttcatgatcctaggcataagcgttcttgagttatcatctggaaaccattttactatttcgggtcactgtgaccttgacctttgacctagtgacctgaaaatcaataggggtcatctaca
This is a stretch of genomic DNA from Dreissena polymorpha isolate Duluth1 chromosome 7, UMN_Dpol_1.0, whole genome shotgun sequence. It encodes these proteins:
- the LOC127837456 gene encoding uncharacterized protein LOC127837456 isoform X4, giving the protein MATSIGSVHNSSDLVKDYVCGACESKNFQEIADHFCATCMKFFCGKCIHQHDQLYANHSKYGREETNKWPLTKQIEDLLLKCDVHKNKKLKMFCQDHSQLCCTDCAFLNHRQCTDVALISDTVKNMSVDMQQLSNNLQTILDELSKFKSARESSIQSVEVSWSEKLQEIRYLRKKLNAALDELEKTTLKELDEIRTTLQTSLKKDVDDCTRLNYELKQLSEAIDALCDKSKKEIEFIASRKCLDKIQESEAYLKENPLKLQRSLIFQANIDIEQYLSQQASLGRLEYSMQSLKMNPNQVMTVMRKLEYSVRISSDRKQTCRINGICCLPSGQVIVTDYYNNKLKLLDQHYTVSSHCDVSGDLEDICQITSSEVAVTVNKNVQLISVINGQLVSGRKLQLPHAARGIAHHQGAVYVTSGTALYQYTLTGSLVKKIYEDSCGSTTGVFRCAVSPAGDRIYITNYAQDKLITLATDGTLISTFMDPELQLPRGVHVTPSGQILVCGFSSHTVIQVHCEGRKKLATLVSSKDGVREPESVCYNTKTDQIIVGLFSSIIKVMELQ